ATTACGGAGAAAATATTAAACACCGAAAATCTTGGAATTCTTTCACAATTTTTTCAAGATTAAAGCACTGAATACACTGAGAAAAGCTCTTTCCGAAGCTTCCAACAGAGAAATTCTTCAATCTAAGATTCGGAAAGTTGTGGTGTAAATTTTAAAACTTAAGTCAAGACTGGCTAAAGCCAACTTAACTCAAGTTTTTTCTTTGCGTCCTTTGCGTCTTTGCGGTGAATTAAAGGAAAAATTAAATGTTTGAATATCAAAAGACAGGTAGATTTTTTGCCCAGGTAGCCGGGAAAATGGAAGAACTTGGAGCATCGGAATTAAAAGAATTCGGCGTTAAGGAAATAAAACCGGTTTATCGCGGAGTCTGGTTCAGGACTGATCTGGAGCATATTTACAGAATTAATTATCGCAGCAGGTTATTAACTCGCGTTTTAGCTCCACTACTTACTTTCGACTGTCATAGTACGAATTACCTTTTGAAAACAGCATCCAAAATTGAATGGGATGAATTGTTTTCCGTAAACGAAACTTTTGCCATATTTTCATCAGTTTCCAATAGCAAGATCACACATTCCCGCTATGCTTCGCTGGTTCTAAAAGATGCTATCGTGGATTATTTCCGGGAAAAATTCAGAGAGCGACCAAACATAGACAGGGAAAAGCCCGATGTCTGGATAAATCTTCATATTGAGAGCAACAGGGCAAGCATCAGTCTGGATTGTTCCGGTGGCTCGCTGCATAAAAGAGGTTATCGTGTGGAAAGCGTTCCTGCTCCCATGCAGGAAACTCTGGCAGCAGCGATCATTCGTCTTTCCGGCTGGAAGGGAAAGACTACGCTTCTTGATCCGATGTGCGGCAGCGGAACTTTGTTATCCGAAGCATTGATGCATTATTGCCGGATTCCATCAGCATTTAAGAGAGATCATTTCGGATTTGAACACCTGCCTGACTTTGAACCTGAAAAATGGCTGAGAATAAAAGCAGATGGAGAACGCCTGCAAATTAATCTTCCGGATAATTTGATCTTCGGCAGTGATATCGATAAAAGAGCAGTAAATGTTTCCCGCACAAATTTGAACTCCATCCCGAACGGAAGAAATATTCAGATCGAACAAAGAGATCTTCGAGAACATCCGGGTATGGAAAACGCAACTATCATCTGTAATCCACCGTATGGAGTAAGAACCGGAGATGTGAGAGAACTTTCCAAATTATACCAAGAACTGGGTGATTTCCTGAAAACAAAATGCAAAGGATCAACTGCTTATATTTATTGCGGAAAGCGGGAATTGATCGGATCGATCGGATTAAAACCGAATGCGAAAATACCGCTGATGAACGGAAATCTCGATGGGAGATTGGTGAAGATCGAAGTTTATTGAAAGTTGTCGTATTTCCGTGAGAATTAAAAAATAAGTATTATCAGCAAATTGATCTCGTTCCTATCCGGCAACTGCCGGATGGGAATGCAATGTTGTAAAAAACTCTGTTTTGAATAAAATATAAACAATTTAAGGAAAGAAATGAAACGGAGTTTCACAACCATTGCCTTCCAAAACCGGAATTTCGTAACGAGGTGAAGAATTGTGATCTTCACATATTTGAATCCTGTTTGAATCCTGCTTCCAGCTACGAGGATTTTTTCGGTTGCTTTTCTAACTTCTTTTTTATCTGTTGTTCCTGTTTGATTTTCTTCTGTTTCTGACTCTTGAACTTATCCTTCTTACCGCCTTTGTCACCCATTGTGTACCTCCTTTCGGGTAATAAACCATCTTCCCGCCTGAAGGACCTGCCTTTATTAAATTTTCGGCAATACAGGCGGAGCTTTTGATCTAATTTCTTTATTTCTTTATAATTCCTTCATTCTTTAATTGTTACAAAGCAGGAGCTTTGTGTTACTATTCCGACACTTCAAATTCCGGCATTTCACTCCAGTTTGAAAATCCGTTAGCATTACGGACTCGCACCTGGTACCAGCGTTTACCCACAGGTGGTTGAA
This genomic interval from Candidatus Cloacimonadota bacterium contains the following:
- a CDS encoding class I SAM-dependent RNA methyltransferase, whose protein sequence is MFEYQKTGRFFAQVAGKMEELGASELKEFGVKEIKPVYRGVWFRTDLEHIYRINYRSRLLTRVLAPLLTFDCHSTNYLLKTASKIEWDELFSVNETFAIFSSVSNSKITHSRYASLVLKDAIVDYFREKFRERPNIDREKPDVWINLHIESNRASISLDCSGGSLHKRGYRVESVPAPMQETLAAAIIRLSGWKGKTTLLDPMCGSGTLLSEALMHYCRIPSAFKRDHFGFEHLPDFEPEKWLRIKADGERLQINLPDNLIFGSDIDKRAVNVSRTNLNSIPNGRNIQIEQRDLREHPGMENATIICNPPYGVRTGDVRELSKLYQELGDFLKTKCKGSTAYIYCGKRELIGSIGLKPNAKIPLMNGNLDGRLVKIEVY